A genomic window from Anthonomus grandis grandis chromosome 2, icAntGran1.3, whole genome shotgun sequence includes:
- the LOC126746395 gene encoding heterogeneous nuclear ribonucleoprotein Q-like isoform X3, whose protein sequence is MAEFYCYEESHYRIKVFSHLKNVGYVPQKGSEIFISGIPREATIRDLQNFLEPVGPFFEIKLMMKPDGVYNRGFGYVTYMNKPLADKAIEELKCKLFLHTTYLNLQKSVNNCRIFVSGLPIDKSKDEIWNELKHTYDINNIVDVIIYRNFSNPTFNRGFAFLEFPTHEQASWFRAKFWDKLFLFGKQLMVDWARPNSAESDSDCVVTNKTKIISLRNLEVTVENRDLANFIYSLIEPTHVEKIFKYNNYAYIHLTTRKYAEELMDILTDFYKDTSVEVRFGKQFNDRPSREKPCLDRQSKPQACPPTENISRGPSEYRSSSLSASSVSSSISTPENTDTLLSLLSLNTIQVMSTQNTLQQLAKNREDLEKKLMKKDSSLSLSNSENFRPFIPEVQTSPDTHNHTPSFTGQASPMLTDGLPRLTQTLSTPIQVVPSEPNYVPLVYPRPQYPNIYSPSLLMVPQPVCPIPIMPQVQPAQSFDWFSDPRWAEWQMVDELVGSN, encoded by the exons ATGGCAGAATTTTACTGCTACGAAGAGTCTCATTATCGAATCAAAGTTTTctcccatttaaaaaatgtcggTTACGTTCCACAAAAGGGCTCCGAGATCTTTATTTCCGGGATTCCTCGCGAAGCGACCATTCGAGAcctacaaaattttttggaacCCGTCGGACcgtttttcgaaatcaaactgatGATGAAACCTGACGGCGTCTATAATCGGGGATTCGGCTACGTGACTTATATGAACAAACCTTTGGCCGATAAAGCCATTGAGGAGCTAAAATGTAAACTGTTCCTGCATACGACTTACCTGAATTTGCAAAAATCGGTAAATAACTGTAGGATTTTCGTTAGCGGTTTGCCGATTGACAAATCAAAGGATGAAATATGGAACGAGTTGAAGCACACTtatgatattaataatattgtggACGTTATCATATATAGGAATTTTTCGAATCCCACGTTTAATAGGGGATTTGCTTTTCTAGAATTCCCTACACACGAGCAAGCGTCCTGGTTTCGGGCCAAATTTTgggataaattatttttgttcggGAAACAACTGATGGTGGATTGGGCGCGACCGAATTCTGCTGAATCGGATTCGGATTGCGTTGTTACTAAtaag ACCAAAATAATCTCCTTGCGCAATCTGGAGGTCACTGTGGAAAACAGGGACCTAGCCAATTTCATATATTCTCTGATCGAGCCAACCCATGTAGAGAAGATCTTCAAATACAATAATTACGCCTATATCCATCTAACAACCAGAAAATATGCTGAAGAACTTATGGACATCTTGACTG atttttataaagATACTTCAGTGGAAGTCAGATTTGGTAAACAGTTCAATGATCGTCCCTCTAGGGAGAAACCTTG cTTGGATCGTCAGAGTAAACCTCAAGCTTGCCCACcaactgaaaatatttccagaGGCCCTAGTGAATATAGAAGCAGTAGCCTTTCAGCATCTTCCGTTTCTTCCAGCATATCCACCCCAGAAAACACTGATACATTACTCTCCTTGCTATCACTTAACACAATTCAAGTGATGTCTACCCAAAACACTTTACAGCAGTTGGCAAAGAATAGAGAAGATCTAGAAAAGAAACTAATGAAAAAAGATTCCAGTTTAAGTTTATCTAATTCAGAAAATTTCAGACCATTTATCCCAGAGGTCCAGACTTCACCTGATACACATAATCATACTCCAAGTTTTACTGGACAAGCTTCTCCAATGCTAACTGATGGTTTACCTAGACTTACCCAAACATTATCTACTCCTATCCAGGTTGTACCTTCCGAGCCCAATTACGTTCCGTTAGTATATCCGAGACCACAGTACCCCAATATCTATTCACCTTCTCTATTGATGGTACCACAGCCGGTATGTCCTATACCTATAATGCCCCAGGTTCAGCCCGCGCAGTCCTTCGATTGGTTCAGCGACCCCCGCTGGGCTGAATGGCAG atgGTGGATGAACTGGTGGGCAGCAACTGA
- the LOC126746478 gene encoding ribonuclease P protein subunit p29, translated as MGTNVKDINQPLPQAIIKGVDVPIFQAKKHVENLLRQTVPAGDIRNKEEWSKWQLFLGEQSVRKTNRQKKKKTFLTRKQRKEAGLLKLPKEGWTYASLEPVRKMWQEYMRENLELIKRAPSHVDAEWNNFSTIVAKSEMVGADLKVIKSKVPSLIGISGTVILETRMTFQIVTLRNKLKTILKDTSVFEFILDNMTFTFLGKHLVSRPADRSVRKIRSLLHPDL; from the exons ATGGGCACTAATGTAAAAG ATATCAACCAGCCTCTACCACAAGCAATAATCAAAGGAGTGGATGTCCCTATATTTCAAGCCAAAAA ACATGTTGAAAATCTTTTACGGCAAACTGTCCCTGCCGGGGACATAAGAAACAAAGAAGAGTGGTCTAAATGGCAGTTATTTCTCGGGGAACAATCAGTTCGTAAAACTAACagacagaaaaagaaaaaaacctttCTTACAAGAAAGCAGAGAAAAGAGGCCGGATTATTAAAACTTCCCAAAGAGGGTTGGACCTATGCCTCCTTAGAACCTGTAAGGAAAATGTGGCAAGAATACATGAGAGAAAATCTGGAATTGATTAAAAGAGCCCCCTCTCATGTAGATGCGGAATGGAATAATTTTAGTACTATCGTGGCCAAATCTGAAATGGTGGGTGCTGATTTGAAAGTCATAAAATCAAAGGTCCCTAGTTTAATAGGGATTAGTGGAACGGTGATACTTGAGACGAGAATGACATTTCAAATAGTCACCTTgaggaataaattaaaaa CCATCTTGAAGGATACTTCAGTGTTTGAATTTATCCTGGACAATATGACATTCACATTCTTGGGTAAGCATCTTGTATCCAGACCAGCAGACAGGAGTGTTCGAAAAATTAGGTCTTTGCTGCACCCCGATTTATAA
- the LOC126746395 gene encoding heterogeneous nuclear ribonucleoprotein Q-like isoform X1 has protein sequence MAEFYCYEESHYRIKVFSHLKNVGYVPQKGSEIFISGIPREATIRDLQNFLEPVGPFFEIKLMMKPDGVYNRGFGYVTYMNKPLADKAIEELKCKLFLHTTYLNLQKSVNNCRIFVSGLPIDKSKDEIWNELKHTYDINNIVDVIIYRNFSNPTFNRGFAFLEFPTHEQASWFRAKFWDKLFLFGKQLMVDWARPNSAESDSDCVVTNKTKIISLRNLEVTVENRDLANFIYSLIEPTHVEKIFKYNNYAYIHLTTRKYAEELMDILTDFYKDTSVEVRFGKQFNDRPSREKPCLDRQSKPQACPPTENISRGPSEYRSSSLSASSVSSSISTPENTDTLLSLLSLNTIQVMSTQNTLQQLAKNREDLEKKLMKKDSSLSLSNSENFRPFIPEVQTSPDTHNHTPSFTGQASPMLTDGLPRLTQTLSTPIQVVPSEPNYVPLVYPRPQYPNIYSPSLLMVPQPVCPIPIMPQVQPAQSFDWFSDPRWAEWQVRRWWMNWWAATE, from the exons ATGGCAGAATTTTACTGCTACGAAGAGTCTCATTATCGAATCAAAGTTTTctcccatttaaaaaatgtcggTTACGTTCCACAAAAGGGCTCCGAGATCTTTATTTCCGGGATTCCTCGCGAAGCGACCATTCGAGAcctacaaaattttttggaacCCGTCGGACcgtttttcgaaatcaaactgatGATGAAACCTGACGGCGTCTATAATCGGGGATTCGGCTACGTGACTTATATGAACAAACCTTTGGCCGATAAAGCCATTGAGGAGCTAAAATGTAAACTGTTCCTGCATACGACTTACCTGAATTTGCAAAAATCGGTAAATAACTGTAGGATTTTCGTTAGCGGTTTGCCGATTGACAAATCAAAGGATGAAATATGGAACGAGTTGAAGCACACTtatgatattaataatattgtggACGTTATCATATATAGGAATTTTTCGAATCCCACGTTTAATAGGGGATTTGCTTTTCTAGAATTCCCTACACACGAGCAAGCGTCCTGGTTTCGGGCCAAATTTTgggataaattatttttgttcggGAAACAACTGATGGTGGATTGGGCGCGACCGAATTCTGCTGAATCGGATTCGGATTGCGTTGTTACTAAtaag ACCAAAATAATCTCCTTGCGCAATCTGGAGGTCACTGTGGAAAACAGGGACCTAGCCAATTTCATATATTCTCTGATCGAGCCAACCCATGTAGAGAAGATCTTCAAATACAATAATTACGCCTATATCCATCTAACAACCAGAAAATATGCTGAAGAACTTATGGACATCTTGACTG atttttataaagATACTTCAGTGGAAGTCAGATTTGGTAAACAGTTCAATGATCGTCCCTCTAGGGAGAAACCTTG cTTGGATCGTCAGAGTAAACCTCAAGCTTGCCCACcaactgaaaatatttccagaGGCCCTAGTGAATATAGAAGCAGTAGCCTTTCAGCATCTTCCGTTTCTTCCAGCATATCCACCCCAGAAAACACTGATACATTACTCTCCTTGCTATCACTTAACACAATTCAAGTGATGTCTACCCAAAACACTTTACAGCAGTTGGCAAAGAATAGAGAAGATCTAGAAAAGAAACTAATGAAAAAAGATTCCAGTTTAAGTTTATCTAATTCAGAAAATTTCAGACCATTTATCCCAGAGGTCCAGACTTCACCTGATACACATAATCATACTCCAAGTTTTACTGGACAAGCTTCTCCAATGCTAACTGATGGTTTACCTAGACTTACCCAAACATTATCTACTCCTATCCAGGTTGTACCTTCCGAGCCCAATTACGTTCCGTTAGTATATCCGAGACCACAGTACCCCAATATCTATTCACCTTCTCTATTGATGGTACCACAGCCGGTATGTCCTATACCTATAATGCCCCAGGTTCAGCCCGCGCAGTCCTTCGATTGGTTCAGCGACCCCCGCTGGGCTGAATGGCAGGTAAG aagatgGTGGATGAACTGGTGGGCAGCAACTGAGTAG
- the LOC126746395 gene encoding heterogeneous nuclear ribonucleoprotein Q-like isoform X2 yields MAEFYCYEESHYRIKVFSHLKNVGYVPQKGSEIFISGIPREATIRDLQNFLEPVGPFFEIKLMMKPDGVYNRGFGYVTYMNKPLADKAIEELKCKLFLHTTYLNLQKSVNNCRIFVSGLPIDKSKDEIWNELKHTYDINNIVDVIIYRNFSNPTFNRGFAFLEFPTHEQASWFRAKFWDKLFLFGKQLMVDWARPNSAESDSDCVVTNKTKIISLRNLEVTVENRDLANFIYSLIEPTHVEKIFKYNNYAYIHLTTRKYAEELMDILTDFYKDTSVEVRFGKQFNDRPSREKPCLDRQSKPQACPPTENISRGPSEYRSSSLSASSVSSSISTPENTDTLLSLLSLNTIQVMSTQNTLQQLAKNREDLEKKLMKKDSSLSLSNSENFRPFIPEVQTSPDTHNHTPSFTGQASPMLTDGLPRLTQTLSTPIQVVPSEPNYVPLVYPRPQYPNIYSPSLLMVPQPVCPIPIMPQVQPAQSFDWFSDPRWAEWQKMVDELVGSN; encoded by the exons ATGGCAGAATTTTACTGCTACGAAGAGTCTCATTATCGAATCAAAGTTTTctcccatttaaaaaatgtcggTTACGTTCCACAAAAGGGCTCCGAGATCTTTATTTCCGGGATTCCTCGCGAAGCGACCATTCGAGAcctacaaaattttttggaacCCGTCGGACcgtttttcgaaatcaaactgatGATGAAACCTGACGGCGTCTATAATCGGGGATTCGGCTACGTGACTTATATGAACAAACCTTTGGCCGATAAAGCCATTGAGGAGCTAAAATGTAAACTGTTCCTGCATACGACTTACCTGAATTTGCAAAAATCGGTAAATAACTGTAGGATTTTCGTTAGCGGTTTGCCGATTGACAAATCAAAGGATGAAATATGGAACGAGTTGAAGCACACTtatgatattaataatattgtggACGTTATCATATATAGGAATTTTTCGAATCCCACGTTTAATAGGGGATTTGCTTTTCTAGAATTCCCTACACACGAGCAAGCGTCCTGGTTTCGGGCCAAATTTTgggataaattatttttgttcggGAAACAACTGATGGTGGATTGGGCGCGACCGAATTCTGCTGAATCGGATTCGGATTGCGTTGTTACTAAtaag ACCAAAATAATCTCCTTGCGCAATCTGGAGGTCACTGTGGAAAACAGGGACCTAGCCAATTTCATATATTCTCTGATCGAGCCAACCCATGTAGAGAAGATCTTCAAATACAATAATTACGCCTATATCCATCTAACAACCAGAAAATATGCTGAAGAACTTATGGACATCTTGACTG atttttataaagATACTTCAGTGGAAGTCAGATTTGGTAAACAGTTCAATGATCGTCCCTCTAGGGAGAAACCTTG cTTGGATCGTCAGAGTAAACCTCAAGCTTGCCCACcaactgaaaatatttccagaGGCCCTAGTGAATATAGAAGCAGTAGCCTTTCAGCATCTTCCGTTTCTTCCAGCATATCCACCCCAGAAAACACTGATACATTACTCTCCTTGCTATCACTTAACACAATTCAAGTGATGTCTACCCAAAACACTTTACAGCAGTTGGCAAAGAATAGAGAAGATCTAGAAAAGAAACTAATGAAAAAAGATTCCAGTTTAAGTTTATCTAATTCAGAAAATTTCAGACCATTTATCCCAGAGGTCCAGACTTCACCTGATACACATAATCATACTCCAAGTTTTACTGGACAAGCTTCTCCAATGCTAACTGATGGTTTACCTAGACTTACCCAAACATTATCTACTCCTATCCAGGTTGTACCTTCCGAGCCCAATTACGTTCCGTTAGTATATCCGAGACCACAGTACCCCAATATCTATTCACCTTCTCTATTGATGGTACCACAGCCGGTATGTCCTATACCTATAATGCCCCAGGTTCAGCCCGCGCAGTCCTTCGATTGGTTCAGCGACCCCCGCTGGGCTGAATGGCAG aagatgGTGGATGAACTGGTGGGCAGCAACTGA